One window from the genome of Sinobacterium caligoides encodes:
- the atpG gene encoding F0F1 ATP synthase subunit gamma, which produces MAGAKEIRTQIASIQSTQKITNAMQMVAASKMRRAQERMAVGKPYAARIRAVVGHIANATPEYQHTFMTERDVKRVGYIIVSSDRGLCGGLNINLFKKTVASMKTFAEQDVEIDLCVVGGKAQSFFNSYGGNVVAAVKDLGDAPKAADLIGAVKVMLDAFSEGKIDKLFVVSNKFVNTMTQDATVEQLLPLQAADEADYKHHWDYIYEPDAKELLDGLLVRYLESQVYQGVVENLACEQAARMIAMKAATDNAGDLINDLQLVYNKARQAAITQELSEIVSGAAAV; this is translated from the coding sequence ATGGCTGGCGCAAAAGAGATACGTACTCAGATAGCGAGCATCCAGAGCACTCAGAAAATCACCAATGCCATGCAAATGGTTGCGGCGAGTAAGATGAGACGCGCTCAGGAGCGTATGGCAGTAGGTAAGCCATACGCCGCTCGCATTCGAGCTGTGGTAGGGCATATTGCCAACGCCACACCCGAGTACCAACACACTTTTATGACCGAGCGTGATGTGAAGCGCGTAGGCTACATTATTGTATCCTCTGACCGCGGCCTCTGTGGTGGTCTCAACATTAACCTGTTCAAGAAAACGGTTGCTTCGATGAAGACGTTTGCTGAGCAGGACGTTGAGATCGACCTCTGCGTCGTGGGTGGCAAGGCACAGAGCTTCTTTAATAGCTACGGCGGTAATGTCGTCGCAGCTGTTAAAGACCTGGGCGATGCGCCTAAGGCTGCCGATCTAATCGGTGCTGTAAAAGTGATGTTGGACGCCTTCAGCGAAGGCAAGATTGACAAACTATTTGTGGTTTCTAACAAATTCGTCAACACCATGACCCAGGACGCTACTGTAGAGCAGTTATTGCCACTACAGGCGGCCGATGAAGCTGATTATAAGCATCACTGGGACTACATTTATGAGCCCGATGCAAAAGAGCTCCTAGATGGGTTGTTGGTTCGCTATCTTGAATCACAGGTTTACCAGGGCGTTGTAGAGAACCTGGCCTGTGAGCAAGCGGCGCGAATGATTGCGATGAAGGCTGCGACAGATAACGCAGGTGACCTGATTAACGACCTTCAGTTGGTTTACAACAAGGCTCGTCAGGCTGCAATCACCCAAGAATTGTCAGAAATCGTTAGTGGTGCGGCGGCTGTATAG
- a CDS encoding F0F1 ATP synthase subunit B has product MNINATIIGQSITFVIFMLFCMKYIWPVITTAMAEREQKIKDGLEAADRADKALELAQEEAGLKLREAKQEAAAILDAANKRANQLVEEAKDQARTEGERLKAAAEAEVEQEVNRAKEELRAQVAVLAIAGAEKILGSQIDAAANEELVNKLAAEL; this is encoded by the coding sequence GTGAATATAAATGCAACGATAATAGGCCAGTCTATTACATTTGTAATCTTTATGCTGTTTTGCATGAAGTACATCTGGCCTGTAATCACGACTGCCATGGCAGAGCGTGAGCAAAAAATTAAAGATGGTCTAGAAGCCGCTGATCGTGCCGATAAAGCTCTCGAGCTAGCACAGGAAGAGGCCGGCCTGAAATTGCGTGAAGCAAAGCAGGAAGCCGCTGCGATTCTGGATGCCGCTAATAAGCGTGCCAACCAGCTTGTCGAAGAGGCGAAAGACCAGGCTCGTACAGAAGGTGAGCGCCTGAAGGCCGCAGCGGAAGCTGAGGTTGAGCAGGAAGTGAACCGGGCGAAAGAAGAGCTTCGTGCTCAAGTCGCCGTACTCGCCATTGCTGGTGCCGAAAAGATCCTAGGATCACAAATCGACGCTGCAGCAAACGAAGAGTTAGTTAATAAGTTAGCAGCAGAGCTATAA
- the atpE gene encoding F0F1 ATP synthase subunit C, whose translation MGLALIAVSLLIGLGALGTAIGFGLLGGKLLEGSARQPEMAPMLQGKMFLIAGLLDAVPMIGVGIGMYVLFVVAPTLAG comes from the coding sequence ATGGGCTTAGCTCTTATCGCTGTTTCACTACTTATCGGTCTTGGTGCTCTTGGTACTGCCATCGGTTTCGGTCTACTGGGTGGCAAGCTACTCGAAGGCTCTGCGCGTCAGCCTGAGATGGCACCAATGCTGCAAGGTAAGATGTTCCTTATCGCCGGCCTATTGGACGCCGTTCCAATGATCGGTGTAGGTATCGGCATGTACGTACTGTTCGTTGTTGCCCCTACCCTAGCCGGCTAA
- the atpB gene encoding F0F1 ATP synthase subunit A, with protein sequence MATEGQTSSDYIIHHLTNLTYGKLPSGYERDGQALAQDTWTMAHSPQEASAMGFNAIHVDSIGWSIVLGVLFCWLFSRAAKRATSGVPSGFVNFVEMVVEFIDSTVKDTFHYKNKLVAPLALTIFVWVLLMNTMDLFPVDWLPQLAAKISGDAHMYFKVVPSTDPNVTLGMAFTVFGLMIFFSIQQKGFIGFVKELTFHPFAPPTKGFAIVLAPLMIAINFILEFVSLIAKPVSLGLRLFGNMYAGEMIFILIAIMFGAGWALGLFAGVLQWAWAVFHILVITLQAFVFMVLTVVYMAMAHDVEEEH encoded by the coding sequence ATGGCAACAGAAGGTCAAACTAGTTCTGATTATATCATCCATCACTTGACCAACCTGACTTACGGCAAGCTGCCTTCAGGTTATGAACGTGATGGACAAGCCCTCGCACAAGACACTTGGACTATGGCGCATAGCCCCCAGGAAGCTTCGGCGATGGGGTTCAATGCAATCCATGTCGATTCTATCGGCTGGTCTATCGTACTGGGCGTACTTTTCTGCTGGCTGTTTAGCCGCGCAGCGAAGCGAGCAACCAGTGGCGTACCAAGTGGCTTTGTTAACTTCGTAGAAATGGTCGTCGAATTTATCGACAGTACTGTTAAAGATACTTTCCATTACAAAAATAAGTTAGTAGCACCGTTGGCACTAACAATTTTTGTCTGGGTACTATTAATGAATACGATGGACTTGTTCCCCGTTGATTGGTTGCCACAATTGGCGGCTAAGATCAGTGGCGATGCCCATATGTATTTCAAAGTTGTCCCATCGACTGACCCGAACGTCACACTGGGCATGGCTTTTACCGTCTTTGGTCTGATGATTTTCTTCTCGATACAGCAGAAGGGCTTCATCGGTTTTGTGAAAGAGTTGACTTTCCACCCTTTCGCACCGCCGACTAAAGGTTTTGCTATCGTATTGGCGCCACTGATGATTGCCATCAACTTCATTCTCGAGTTTGTCTCGTTGATCGCCAAGCCTGTGTCACTCGGTTTGCGACTTTTCGGCAACATGTACGCGGGTGAGATGATCTTCATCTTGATTGCCATCATGTTTGGCGCTGGTTGGGCACTGGGTCTATTTGCAGGCGTATTACAGTGGGCGTGGGCGGTATTCCACATCCTTGTTATTACCCTACAAGCATTTGTCTTCATGGTGTTAACCGTTGTCTATATGGCGATGGCGCACGATGTAGAAGAAGAACACTAA
- the atpA gene encoding F0F1 ATP synthase subunit alpha, with amino-acid sequence MQQLNPSEISEIIKSRIESLDVKSEAQNEGTIVSVSDGIIRIHGLADVMYGEMIEFNGGVYGMALNLERDSVGAIVLGDYQGLQEGQTCKCTGRILEVPVGPELQGRVVDTLGVAIDGKGPVETKQTAPVEKIAPGVIERKSVDQPVQTGYKSVDSMVPIGRGQRELIIGDRQTGKTALAIDAIINQKGTGIKCVYVAIGQKQSTIANVVRKLEEHGAMEHTIIVAAGASDPAAMQYLAPFAGCAMGEYYRDRGEDALIVFDDLTKQAWAYRQISLLLKRPPGREAYPGDVFYLHSRLLERASRVNADYVEKFTNGEVKGKTGSLTALPIIETQGGDVSAFVPTNVISITDGQIFLEENLFNAGIRPAMNAGISVSRVGGAAQTKIIKKLGGGIRLALAQYRELQAFAQFASDLDDATRAQLEHGTAVTELMKQKQYEPQSIADMGVILYAANEGFLNGLEVAKIGSFEAALLSYMRAEHSDLMNEIDASGKYDNDIAATFKSAIEKFKATQTW; translated from the coding sequence ATGCAGCAATTGAATCCTTCTGAAATCAGCGAAATTATTAAATCTCGTATCGAGTCTCTCGATGTGAAATCAGAAGCCCAAAATGAGGGCACTATCGTCAGTGTATCTGACGGTATTATTCGTATTCACGGCCTCGCTGACGTGATGTACGGAGAAATGATCGAATTCAACGGTGGTGTCTACGGTATGGCACTGAACCTTGAGCGCGACTCTGTCGGTGCAATCGTCCTCGGTGACTACCAGGGACTACAGGAAGGTCAGACATGTAAGTGTACTGGTCGTATCTTGGAAGTACCGGTCGGTCCTGAGCTTCAAGGCCGTGTCGTTGACACTCTCGGTGTGGCAATTGATGGCAAGGGTCCTGTTGAGACCAAGCAGACTGCACCGGTCGAGAAGATTGCTCCCGGTGTTATCGAGCGTAAGTCGGTCGATCAACCTGTGCAGACGGGTTACAAGTCGGTTGACTCGATGGTACCCATCGGGCGTGGTCAGCGTGAGCTGATCATCGGTGACCGTCAGACCGGTAAGACCGCGCTGGCGATCGATGCGATCATCAACCAGAAAGGTACCGGCATCAAGTGTGTCTACGTTGCCATCGGCCAGAAGCAATCAACCATTGCTAACGTCGTACGCAAGCTAGAAGAACACGGTGCTATGGAGCACACCATCATCGTCGCCGCCGGCGCTTCTGACCCTGCAGCGATGCAGTATCTGGCACCGTTTGCCGGTTGTGCGATGGGTGAATATTACCGCGACCGCGGTGAAGATGCTCTGATCGTCTTTGATGATTTGACTAAGCAGGCTTGGGCCTACCGTCAGATCTCACTGCTTCTTAAGCGTCCACCAGGACGTGAAGCTTACCCAGGTGACGTTTTCTATCTACACTCACGTTTGCTAGAGCGCGCCTCGCGTGTCAACGCCGACTACGTAGAGAAGTTCACCAACGGTGAAGTGAAAGGTAAAACCGGTTCGTTGACCGCTCTACCGATCATCGAAACTCAAGGTGGCGACGTTTCTGCTTTCGTACCGACCAACGTAATCTCGATTACCGATGGTCAGATCTTCTTAGAAGAGAACTTGTTCAACGCGGGTATTCGCCCAGCGATGAACGCCGGTATCTCTGTTTCTCGAGTTGGTGGTGCCGCTCAGACTAAGATCATCAAGAAGTTGGGCGGTGGTATCCGTCTGGCTCTCGCTCAGTATCGTGAACTGCAGGCCTTTGCCCAGTTCGCCTCCGACCTAGATGACGCTACCCGCGCTCAGCTAGAGCACGGTACCGCGGTTACTGAACTGATGAAGCAGAAGCAGTACGAGCCACAATCCATCGCTGACATGGGCGTAATTCTTTACGCAGCCAACGAAGGTTTCCTTAACGGTTTAGAAGTTGCCAAGATTGGTAGCTTCGAAGCGGCGCTGTTGTCATACATGCGTGCCGAGCACAGCGATCTGATGAATGAGATCGATGCGAGCGGTAAATACGATAATGACATCGCGGCCACGTTTAAGTCTGCCATTGAGAAATTCAAGGCGACGCAAACTTGGTAA
- a CDS encoding ParA family protein, whose translation MARIIAIANQKGGVGKTTTSINLAASLAASKQRVLLVDLDPQGNATMGCGIDKNEVEHSVYDVLVDELALTEAVLHSESAEMDVLASNADVTAAEVELLNVAGKERRLYSALESCADRYDYVVIDCPPSLNMLTLNGLVAADGVIIPMQCEYYALEGMSALLQTIEQIRESVNPRLEIEGIVRTMYDPRMSLTTDVSAQLIEYFGKVVYRTVIPRNVRLAEAPSYGMPAVKYDRLSKGAVAYMAMARELLRRAKKKSEAEAVTV comes from the coding sequence TTGGCCCGTATCATTGCCATCGCAAATCAGAAGGGTGGCGTCGGTAAGACCACCACATCGATCAATCTCGCCGCCTCACTCGCCGCCAGTAAACAGCGTGTCTTGCTGGTCGATCTCGACCCGCAAGGCAATGCGACGATGGGCTGTGGCATCGACAAGAACGAAGTCGAACACTCGGTCTACGATGTCTTAGTCGATGAGCTGGCGCTCACCGAGGCCGTGCTACACTCTGAAAGCGCGGAGATGGATGTGCTGGCGTCGAACGCCGATGTCACCGCCGCCGAAGTCGAACTGTTGAACGTTGCGGGGAAGGAGCGTCGACTCTATAGCGCCCTTGAGAGCTGTGCTGATCGCTACGATTATGTGGTAATTGATTGTCCGCCTAGCCTCAACATGCTGACCCTTAACGGCCTAGTAGCCGCTGACGGGGTGATTATCCCGATGCAGTGTGAATACTATGCGCTCGAGGGTATGTCGGCGCTGTTGCAGACTATCGAGCAGATAAGGGAGTCGGTTAATCCACGCCTAGAGATTGAGGGCATTGTGCGCACCATGTACGACCCGAGAATGAGTTTGACCACCGATGTCTCAGCGCAGTTGATTGAGTATTTTGGCAAGGTGGTTTATCGCACGGTGATTCCGCGTAACGTCCGTCTCGCAGAGGCTCCGAGCTATGGTATGCCGGCGGTGAAGTACGATCGCTTGTCGAAAGGAGCGGTGGCGTATATGGCGATGGCCAGAGAGTTACTGCGTAGGGCGAAGAAGAAAAGTGAGGCCGAGGCAGTCACGGTATAG
- a CDS encoding F0F1 ATP synthase subunit delta encodes MAELTTLARPYAKAAFEYAIGEGELDQWSTMLALTAAITGEEPVQKLLGSPSLTTAQQAQSFVEVCGDALTDQVKAFINVLSENKRLPLLPEISALFDTLKAEQQMSVDVEVTSAFELDSATTDKLAKALTGTLKREVSMTTAVDSSLIGGVVVRAGDTVIDDSIRGKLSKLAEAMNS; translated from the coding sequence ATGGCAGAATTGACAACCTTAGCTCGACCTTATGCCAAGGCCGCATTCGAATATGCGATTGGTGAAGGTGAACTCGACCAATGGTCGACTATGTTGGCCCTGACAGCGGCAATTACCGGCGAAGAGCCGGTGCAGAAGCTGTTGGGCTCGCCATCGTTGACCACTGCGCAGCAAGCGCAGTCTTTTGTCGAGGTCTGCGGCGACGCGTTAACCGATCAAGTGAAGGCCTTCATCAACGTTCTCTCTGAGAATAAGCGCCTGCCTTTGCTGCCAGAAATTTCAGCGTTATTTGATACGTTGAAAGCTGAGCAGCAAATGAGCGTCGATGTTGAAGTCACCAGTGCTTTCGAATTGGATAGCGCTACTACTGATAAACTGGCAAAAGCTCTGACTGGCACGTTGAAACGTGAAGTGTCGATGACCACCGCTGTTGATAGCAGCTTGATTGGTGGTGTAGTGGTACGCGCAGGCGATACCGTGATCGATGATTCCATCCGTGGCAAGCTCAGTAAGCTAGCCGAAGCAATGAACTCTTAG
- the rsmG gene encoding 16S rRNA (guanine(527)-N(7))-methyltransferase RsmG has translation MREHSLLSNLLRAQLERGIAALHLELPEATVDQLMAYLQLLVKWNKAYNLTAIRNAEEMVDKHLLDSLSVVPHIRAQRLLDVGTGAGLPGMILAIVYPERQFTLLDTNGKKTRFLVQAKAELGLDNVTVENRRVESWQPEQLFEVVMSRAFSSIVDMVNWTQHLVQDDGLILAMKGQFPDMELSQLPSGFILSSSQQLVVPGLDGERHLLEIKRS, from the coding sequence ATGCGGGAGCACAGTCTGTTGAGTAACTTGTTACGGGCGCAACTAGAGCGCGGTATTGCTGCATTACACCTCGAGCTTCCCGAGGCAACCGTCGACCAGTTGATGGCTTACCTGCAGCTGTTGGTAAAATGGAATAAGGCTTACAACCTCACCGCCATCCGCAACGCCGAGGAGATGGTGGATAAACACCTGTTAGACAGCCTCAGCGTCGTGCCTCATATCCGCGCCCAGCGACTACTGGATGTCGGCACGGGGGCCGGCTTGCCTGGGATGATTCTGGCTATCGTCTACCCCGAGCGACAGTTCACACTGCTGGACACTAACGGCAAGAAGACACGCTTTCTGGTACAGGCGAAAGCCGAGCTGGGGCTCGACAACGTCACCGTCGAGAACCGCCGGGTGGAGAGCTGGCAGCCGGAACAGTTATTTGAGGTGGTGATGTCACGCGCCTTTAGTTCAATTGTCGATATGGTTAACTGGACACAGCACCTTGTGCAAGACGATGGTTTGATCTTGGCAATGAAGGGGCAGTTCCCAGATATGGAGCTTTCTCAGCTACCAAGTGGATTTATACTGTCGTCAAGTCAACAATTGGTCGTGCCAGGGCTTGACGGCGAGCGCCACCTGTTGGAAATTAAACGGTCCTGA
- a CDS encoding ParB/RepB/Spo0J family partition protein: MAKKRGGLGKGLSALIGEAKASAASGELATLTAEQPNAEDGRLKYLPIEWIERGRYQPRKDMHAEALEELAESIKAQGVMQPIVVRAIGKNHYEIIAGERRWRATQLAGLDTIPAVIRQVSDEAAGAMALIENIQRENLNPVEEAVALQRLRDDFGLTQLEVAEAIGKSRATVANLLRLLSLGDEVRTLLEHGDLEMGHARALLGLTGAAQVKAAQQVLARGMSVRQTEALVRSMLSEQQSSTASVVVDSNISQLEESLAEKIGVPVQIQHGAKGKGKLVLKYNSLDELDGILAHIK; encoded by the coding sequence ATGGCAAAGAAACGCGGTGGTTTGGGCAAGGGCTTGAGTGCCCTGATCGGAGAGGCAAAGGCCTCGGCGGCAAGTGGTGAGTTGGCGACGCTGACGGCGGAGCAGCCTAACGCAGAAGACGGTCGTCTGAAGTACCTCCCTATCGAGTGGATTGAACGAGGACGCTATCAGCCGCGTAAAGACATGCATGCGGAGGCGCTAGAAGAGCTGGCTGAATCGATTAAGGCCCAGGGCGTGATGCAGCCTATTGTGGTGCGCGCCATCGGCAAAAATCACTATGAGATTATTGCCGGAGAGCGGCGTTGGCGTGCGACTCAACTCGCGGGGCTCGATACGATTCCGGCTGTTATTCGTCAGGTCAGCGATGAGGCTGCCGGGGCCATGGCGTTGATTGAAAATATTCAACGTGAAAACCTGAATCCGGTTGAAGAGGCTGTCGCCCTACAGCGCCTGCGTGATGATTTTGGCTTGACTCAGCTGGAGGTGGCCGAAGCTATAGGCAAGTCGCGGGCAACGGTTGCCAACCTGTTGCGTCTACTATCCCTGGGTGATGAGGTCAGGACGTTGCTTGAGCACGGCGACCTTGAGATGGGGCATGCGCGTGCATTATTGGGACTCACTGGCGCAGCCCAGGTGAAGGCTGCCCAGCAGGTTTTGGCCCGAGGTATGTCGGTGCGCCAAACTGAGGCGTTAGTACGCAGCATGTTGTCGGAACAACAAAGTTCAACGGCTTCGGTAGTGGTCGATAGTAATATCAGTCAGCTCGAGGAAAGCCTGGCGGAGAAGATCGGTGTGCCGGTACAAATTCAACATGGCGCGAAGGGAAAGGGTAAATTAGTGCTGAAATATAATAGCCTAGACGAGCTCGATGGTATTCTTGCGCATATAAAATAA
- a CDS encoding ATP synthase subunit I produces the protein MRSPTARRGAAIARPRFAKVFLLEIAALFAISLLLGLIWGIAFAISMLLGGMIALIPQAYFTYQAFRFSGARAARQVSQAFYRGEAGKFILNLVLFAAVFMFVDSVNVLALFAGYIFVLLGNWMGAASVIRHRSN, from the coding sequence ATGCGATCACCAACCGCAAGGCGCGGTGCAGCGATTGCTCGGCCGAGGTTCGCTAAGGTGTTTTTGCTTGAGATAGCAGCGCTATTCGCTATATCACTCCTGTTAGGCTTGATATGGGGGATAGCTTTTGCTATTTCAATGCTGCTAGGTGGAATGATTGCGTTAATCCCGCAAGCCTATTTCACCTATCAGGCGTTCCGTTTTTCCGGAGCAAGAGCGGCTCGACAGGTATCGCAGGCTTTTTATCGCGGTGAGGCAGGAAAGTTCATTTTGAACTTAGTATTGTTCGCAGCGGTGTTTATGTTTGTCGATAGTGTGAATGTGTTAGCACTGTTTGCCGGCTACATATTTGTTTTACTAGGCAATTGGATGGGGGCGGCATCGGTCATTCGACACCGCTCAAATTAA
- the mnmG gene encoding tRNA uridine-5-carboxymethylaminomethyl(34) synthesis enzyme MnmG — MDYPNHYGVIVIGGGHAGTEAALASARMGVKTLLLTHNIETLGMMSCNPAIGGIGKSHLVKEIDALGGAMATATDFGGIQFRVLNQRKGPAVRATRAQADRALYRAAIRKILENQANLEIFQQSADDLIVEGETVRGVVTDTGIRFRADTVVLTAGTFLGGLLHVGLKNSRGGRAGDPPSIALADRLRELPFRVDRLKTGTPPRIDAKSVDFTDLQQQWGDKPEPVMSYMGRVEQHPEQVCCWVTHTNEKTHEIIRGGLDRSPMYSGVIEGVGPRYCPSVEDKIHRFADKTSHQIFVEPEGLNTHELYPNGISTSLPFDVQIDLVRSIKGFENAHITRPGYAIEYDYFNPQDLKHSLETKFINGLFFAGQINGTTGYEEAGAQGLLAGLNAARMSLQQEVWYPRRDEAYLGVLVDDLITLGTREPYRMFTSRAEYRLLLREDNADLRLTEKGRELGLVNDERWQAFSAKREGIARETERLGQTWVHPQQDNIEQVNSVLGQPISREYSHLELLRRPNLNYQQVVSLAEAPEVSEQVAEQVEIQVKYAGYIERQQEEIKRLRRYEDTVIPAVFDYSTVEGLSNEVKQKLIDARPASLANASRIPGVTPAAVSLLLVYLKKQGHLVKSNAGAQSVE; from the coding sequence ATGGACTATCCCAATCACTACGGTGTCATCGTCATTGGCGGTGGCCATGCAGGCACAGAAGCCGCGCTCGCCTCTGCTCGCATGGGAGTGAAAACCTTACTGCTTACCCATAACATCGAAACCCTCGGTATGATGTCGTGTAATCCAGCTATCGGCGGCATCGGTAAAAGTCATCTGGTGAAGGAGATCGATGCCCTCGGTGGTGCCATGGCGACGGCAACTGACTTTGGCGGCATTCAGTTTCGCGTGTTGAATCAACGCAAGGGCCCGGCTGTACGTGCTACTCGAGCACAAGCTGACAGAGCACTGTACCGTGCTGCGATACGCAAGATACTGGAGAACCAGGCCAACTTGGAGATCTTCCAACAGTCTGCCGACGATCTTATTGTTGAGGGGGAGACGGTACGAGGTGTCGTCACCGATACCGGTATTCGCTTCCGCGCAGATACAGTGGTGTTAACCGCAGGCACTTTTCTGGGGGGCTTACTGCATGTCGGCTTGAAAAATAGTCGTGGCGGTCGCGCCGGTGACCCACCGTCAATCGCTCTTGCCGACCGTTTGCGTGAACTCCCCTTTCGCGTCGATCGTTTAAAAACAGGCACCCCGCCACGTATCGATGCAAAATCAGTTGATTTCACCGACTTGCAGCAGCAGTGGGGGGATAAACCTGAGCCGGTAATGTCTTACATGGGGCGTGTTGAGCAACATCCTGAGCAAGTTTGCTGCTGGGTGACCCACACCAACGAGAAGACCCATGAAATTATTCGTGGTGGCCTCGATCGCTCACCGATGTACTCCGGTGTTATCGAGGGCGTTGGTCCCCGTTACTGCCCCTCCGTCGAAGATAAGATCCATCGCTTTGCGGACAAGACATCACATCAGATCTTCGTCGAGCCGGAGGGGCTTAACACCCACGAGTTATACCCTAACGGTATCTCGACCAGCCTGCCGTTCGATGTACAAATTGACTTGGTGCGATCGATTAAGGGCTTTGAGAATGCCCATATCACTCGACCGGGCTATGCTATTGAGTATGACTATTTCAACCCTCAGGATTTGAAGCACAGCTTGGAGACCAAGTTTATCAATGGCCTATTTTTTGCCGGTCAGATCAACGGTACTACCGGCTATGAAGAGGCCGGGGCGCAGGGCTTGCTTGCCGGCCTCAACGCCGCACGGATGTCACTGCAGCAAGAGGTTTGGTACCCTCGGCGCGACGAAGCTTATCTCGGTGTATTAGTCGATGACTTAATCACCTTGGGTACCCGTGAACCCTACCGAATGTTTACCAGTCGCGCGGAATATCGTCTGTTGTTACGTGAAGACAATGCTGACCTGCGACTGACTGAGAAGGGGCGCGAACTAGGCTTAGTAAATGATGAGCGTTGGCAGGCTTTCAGTGCTAAGCGTGAAGGTATTGCCCGAGAAACCGAGCGTCTAGGGCAGACTTGGGTACACCCACAGCAAGATAATATTGAGCAGGTTAACAGCGTGCTCGGTCAGCCGATCAGCCGAGAGTATTCTCACCTGGAGCTATTGCGCCGCCCTAACCTAAATTATCAACAGGTTGTCTCTCTTGCCGAGGCACCGGAGGTGTCAGAGCAGGTAGCTGAACAGGTCGAGATTCAGGTGAAGTACGCAGGCTATATCGAGCGTCAGCAAGAGGAGATTAAGCGCCTGCGACGCTACGAGGATACGGTGATCCCCGCCGTCTTCGATTACAGCACCGTCGAGGGCTTGTCGAATGAGGTGAAGCAAAAGCTGATTGATGCGCGCCCCGCCTCACTGGCAAACGCCTCGAGAATACCGGGCGTAACACCGGCAGCAGTGTCACTACTGCTGGTCTACCTGAAAAAACAAGGCCATTTAGTGAAGAGCAATGCGGGAGCACAGTCTGTTGAGTAA